One Helianthus annuus cultivar XRQ/B chromosome 12, HanXRQr2.0-SUNRISE, whole genome shotgun sequence genomic region harbors:
- the LOC118484990 gene encoding uncharacterized protein LOC118484990, which yields MKTYICKLPTLATPVPGDPLLLYLSASKTTISAVMMVEGEGKQIPIYFISRTLKGPEERYMPLEKLALALVFASRRLRRYFQGHKVTLVTDQPLQKVLRKPELSGRLAKWAVELGEHSLEFKPRTAMRGQILADFLAEVPEDEERELLKWEALEEEERRRDDEAVWKLFTDGASSEEGSGAALLAGMRLAQKMKAKQVEASTDSQLVVKQYQGEYEAKDSTMAQYVAKVKEAAKAFRTFKLEYIPRGRNRKSDALSKLASVAFDHLAKEVKVEVLTSSSLNTAEVATVEGPQETWMTPIIKFLRDGTLPEGEWAARRIRVRALQYELIQGELYRRLYLGPSLKCVNMEEAEYVIREMHEGICGMHSGPRTVVRRAMNAGFYWPRMYEAAFEEIKKCDNCQVHAPMTHRHKHPMIPVSTSWPFQKWAIDVIGPFPEGPGGVKYVVEAIDYFTKWIEAKPLAKITGDQMRRFVLDNIICRYGVSKELVSDNGVQFAGRPCKPWCEQMRIQ from the exons ATGAAAACCTATATCTGTAAGCTCCCAACATTGGCCACCCCGGTTCCCGGGGACCCGTTGCTCCTTTACCTATCCGCCTCGAAAACGACCATAAGTGCGGTCATGATGGTAGAGGGGGAGGGGAAGCAAATCCCCATATATTTCATCAGCAGAACACTTAAGGGGCCCGAGGAACGATACATGCCTCTAGAGAAACTCGCGTTGGCTCTGGTCTTTGCGTCCCGCAGGCTCAGGAGGTATTTCCAAGGGCATAAGGTCACCTTAGTGACCGATCAACCCCTTCAGAAAGTGCTTAGAAAACCAGAGCTGTCGGGGCGACTGGCTAAATGGGCTGTAGAGTTAGGGGAACACTCTCTGGAGTTCAAGCCCAGAACGGCCATGAGAGGACAGATACTGGCTGATTTCCTGGCAGAAGTCCCTGAGGACGAAGAGAGGGAGCTACTAAAGTGGGAGGCCTTGGAGGAGGAAGAGAGAAGAAGGGACGATGAGGCTGTGTGGAAGTTGTTCACTGATGGAGCATCCAGTGAAGAAGGGAGCGGTGCAG CCCTCTTAGCGGGGATGAGGCTGGCACAGAAGATGAAAGCGAAGCAAGTGGAGGCTAGCACCGATTCACAGTTGGTAGTAAAGCAGTACCAAGGAGAATATGAAGCCAAGGATAGCACCATGGCTCAATATGTGGCGAAAGTTAAAGAGGCAGCTAAGGCATTCAGAACCTTCAAACTAGAGTACATCCCTCGTGGAAGGAACAGGAAATCTGATGCACTCAGCAAGTTAGCTTCGGTAGCATTCGACCATCTCGCGAAAGAGGTGAAAGTGGAGGTCCTAACATCCTCCTCCCTTAACACAGCGGAAGTTGCCACGGTTGAAGGTCCTCAAGAAACATGGATGACCCCAATTATCAAATTCCTCCGGGACGGAACGCTACCCGAGGGGGAATGGGCGGCCAGAAGGATAAGGGTCAGGGCCCTACAATATGAACTGATCCAGGGGGAGCTATACAGAAGATTGTATCTGGGCCCATCCCTGAAGTGTGTTAATATGGAGGAGGCCGAATATGTGATTAGGGAGATGCACGAGGGGATTTGCGGAATGCACTCAGGACCAAGAACAGTAGTGAGAAGGGCAATGAACGCAGGGTTCTACTGGCCACGAATGTACGAAGCAGCATTTGAGGAAATCAAGAAGTGTGACAACTGCCAAGTGCATGCACCAATGACCCATCGACACAAACACCCCATGATACCAGTCTCAACATCATGGCCATTCCAGAAGTGGGCCATCGACGTAATTGGGCCTTTCCCGGAGGGTCCGGGAGGGGTCAAATACGTGGTGGAAGCCATTGATTACTTCACTAAGTGGATTGAAGCGAAGCCCCTGGCAAAGATCACTGGGGATCAAATGAGAAGGTTCGTGCTGGATAACATTATATGCAGATACGGGGTTTCGAAAGAGCTGGTGAGTGACAATGGGGTCCAGTTCGCCGGAAGACCCTGCAAGCCATGGTGCGAGCAAATGAGGATTCAATAA